TCTGGAATCTTTATCATGATTGAAGAAGCAACATTAAGGATCCATGTAAGTGAGAAACATTAAATAGTTTTACACGTTTCACTATTCTACTAGTACTTATTTTTAGGAAAAGATGCTAGACAACCAAACACTGGATCAAACACAACAGGACGAAATTTCTCCCGGCAATCAGAAGACGGAATCTGGCATCTCAACCGATGATCATTCTCGCCCGCACGCTTGTGATATATGTGGCAAACGATTTCTCAACAAAGGACATCTTTACGATCACATGCGGGCGCATCGCGCCGAACGACTTTTCAGTTGTGGTATCTGCGGAAAAGCATTTTCCCGAAAAACCGGAATACGGCAACATCAGTACACCCACTCCAGCGAACGACCGTACAAATGCACCACCTGTGGCaaagattttgttttcaatagCTCGTTAACTACCCATATGTCCCTTCATACGGGTGACTATCGACATAACTGTGAGGTGTGTGGCAAAGGATTCAACAGAATGTCAACGTTGAAGAAGCATGAGCGTGTTCACAGCGGCGAGATGCCGTCTAGGTAGGACTATTTGATCGTATATATCTCTATCGAACATAATCGAATTTACAAATTATTTCGCAGTAAGAAACCAAAGACGCCGAACAGTTTGCATGTGATTTCTTCCGCCAAACTTGTAGAGTTCGCACGGCCACACGAGTGTGAAATATGTGGCAAACGATTTTCCAATAAACATACCCTTAGCAAACACATCCAAACACATTGCGGCGAACGGCTGTTCAGTTGCGATGTCTGTGGAAAGGCATTTTACAATACTTGCAACCTGGACCGGCATCGGGTCGTGCATACCGGCGAGCGACCGTACGAATGCCAGTTGTGTGATAAAACGTTCAGCTTTAAAGGTAACCTCGCCGCTCATATGACCATTCATTCGGGTATCTATCGGCACCGGTGTAAAACGTGTGACAAAGGATTTCACAACACCAGCAATCTAAAGAAACACACGTGCAGTGGTAAATCAGGCCCGTCAATATTGAGGTAAGCTTGACAAAAAAGTTCTGCCTGACAGGAGATTTGTTGATGTggtcaatttgaaaatttgaatgtCCTCAATAGTGGACAGACGTTCTCTTAGACGGATTTCGATTTCCTACCGTCACGTTAGACTGACCAGTCTTGAACTGTTACAATCATGAAAGTtattaataatatattttctaACCGATATCAGTGCTAATCAAGAAATATATGGCCTTCATTGATTCAAACTAAGTTGATGCCTAATAAATTGAATTTGAAGACATGGTGATTGAAATCGTCGGAACAAGCtgttcgatcaaatgaaaaaataGTAGAATGATCGTAAAAATCCATAGAAAATCATGAGATGCTGTTATATCGACCTGGAAGATGTTGACTTACTTTACGGCTGGACAACGCCTCATCAGGCTCTTCCAGAGATATTGTCTACCGTGTGATTAGGACGGAAAAAAGGATTGCAATTCGCTCTAAACAAGCGTTGAGATCATCGAATCATGTTTGTTATTATGTGTCTTTATTTATTCTTCAAATATactggtaaaaaaaaatataaaagaatttgtttttgttccacATTGAAATGTAATCAACGACCGTGAAAATGTTACAAATCAGTCCTTTTAAGAGcgataaatgtttacaaaaggaCTATTAAAACTACTCTTCTGTtggaatatgcaaatcggaTGTGAAAATAAACATTTCAGTGGTCTGCCAGAAATGAGTTCCGCGTTGCATTATGATAGTTTCATTCGTTGAAATAGGCATCtacgaaataaaataataaacatcaaaatttagtatGTTGCTATTTCGCGAGGCAACcccttcacaaaaattgctttagtattgaatcgattcgcacaGGAAGCATCTCTACAGCGGGTCATTCACAgtgcgagtttcgcttcaaacaacaaACGATTGCGTCATCCCACTGCTGGTCGTTTACAAAGGAGCAAAATGCTTCGAAAAGTTAGCAACGGCCGAGAAAATTCCACCAATCAGCCCTTTTAAGGGTTATAAATGTTCACAGATACTATAAGCTAACTCTGGAGAGtttttttcaatctaaatttatcgggtcaatcaaaagttatagtcgagaacgtaaattttttcttcgaatgCAGAATTATTTcaagttttgaacatttttgtttgaagacATCCAAAAAGACAGTTTTGTCATTCAGTTTCTAATACTATTAGCTGAAACTCTGgagagttttttttaatctaatttaTCGGCTcgatcaaaagttatagtcgaaaacgtaaattttttttcgaatgtaaaataatttaaaaaatttgaaaatttttgtatgaagacaTCAATAAAGACAGTTTTGTCACTAAAGTCATTCAGTTTCTAGtactattagctaactctggagAGTTTTTTATCTAAATTTATTGGGTCGATCagaagttatagtcgaaaacgtttttttttctcaaatataagatatttttaaattttgaaaatttttgtatgaaaacatcCAAAAAGACAGTTTTGTCACAACAATCATTCAGTTCCGAAtactattagctaactctggagAGTTTTTTTATCTAAATTAATAGGGTCGGGTATCAAAAGTTATACACCCCTATTCAGTatgtcgatcgattcgaaatattccaatCGAATGTGTAAATtttcattctgcattccgttcgagttgggtatgaactcgaatatcattcgttcgagttgttcaattttcgaacattattcGATCGCCTTGCGTACGTATTATTTCTGTTCGGTTCAGAATTGTTGTAATTTGTTTacacaagtgtgacggtttcgttgaCTAAGAAATGAATGATATAAAACGAACGTGTAAGTAGTTTTGACAGCTTCGacagttcgaaatttcaagtgttcccgaacgagagtcgattggcacattgtcgcaaagatgatttaccggtagcgacacctgccaatgaaaaattaaaccaagaaaagaggattctttcggaaattttcatatcggcagtagtgatttgtaacatttttatcgtttttccagtagtacaaatagatatcagcagatATAGATAGTACACTCggactagaagaaaatcgatttcaaagtgattactactactttttttagtgtaaactatgattaaacatggaaaatcttcagaaatgtgtgaaattgggtaaggttaggttttttcggatcaatatttttttaaacagaaactttttcttcaacttctactacgatttttcaaatgaatttgccataaaaagttttcataagaaatcgttgaaatggtggagtaattagaaattttcctaccgatttgacagctcttgctgaaagtatcatgtctaaacttgctgaaagtatcgccTCTACACTTCAGTTttacgacaatatgccaatc
This genomic window from Malaya genurostris strain Urasoe2022 chromosome 1, Malgen_1.1, whole genome shotgun sequence contains:
- the LOC131426238 gene encoding zinc finger protein 70-like isoform X1 yields the protein MIEEATLRIHEKMLDNQTLDQTQQDEISPGNQKTESGISTDDHSRPHACDICGKRFLNKGHLYDHMRAHRAERLFSCGICGKAFSRKTGIRQHQYTHSSERPYKCTTCGKDFVFNSSLTTHMSLHTGDYRHNCEVCGKGFNRMSTLKKHERVHSGEMPSSKKPKTPNSLHVISSAKLVEFARPHECEICGKRFSNKHTLSKHIQTHCGERLFSCDVCGKAFYNTCNLDRHRVVHTGERPYECQLCDKTFSFKGNLAAHMTIHSGIYRHRCKTCDKGFHNTSNLKKHTCSGKSGPSILR
- the LOC131426238 gene encoding zinc finger protein 70-like isoform X2, with amino-acid sequence MLDNQTLDQTQQDEISPGNQKTESGISTDDHSRPHACDICGKRFLNKGHLYDHMRAHRAERLFSCGICGKAFSRKTGIRQHQYTHSSERPYKCTTCGKDFVFNSSLTTHMSLHTGDYRHNCEVCGKGFNRMSTLKKHERVHSGEMPSSKKPKTPNSLHVISSAKLVEFARPHECEICGKRFSNKHTLSKHIQTHCGERLFSCDVCGKAFYNTCNLDRHRVVHTGERPYECQLCDKTFSFKGNLAAHMTIHSGIYRHRCKTCDKGFHNTSNLKKHTCSGKSGPSILR